One Prosthecochloris marina DNA segment encodes these proteins:
- the dxs gene encoding 1-deoxy-D-xylulose-5-phosphate synthase, whose product MENLPPATVNGKYSFLSKIHSPEDLKKFKPEELQKIADECRTYLIDVIAENGGHFGSSLGVVEMTVALHYVYKTPYDKIIWDVGHQAYIHKILTGRKDLMHTNRKFNGIAGFPKISESPHDAFGTGHASTSISAAAGLAAARDLSGSSEKIIAVIGDGSMTGGMAFEAMNHLGDTKSDVLVVLNDNQMAIAPSTGGLKNYLVNISFNKTYNKVRKFIWDSISLLNNDLGETAKHAVHKIEDGIKAALTPGAFFEALGFRYFGPIDGHDTDKLVKAFKEMQELPHPKLLHVITTKGKGFKPAEDNQSKWHASSGGFDTITGKSLKKVTKTSPLKYQDIFGRTLTELASKDHRIVGITAAMPGGTSLDTFQVAHPKRFYDVGIAEQHAVTFAAGMAAKGFKPFCAIYSTFLQRAYDQLIHDVALQKLPVVFAIDRAGLVGEDGPTHHGSFDLSYLHPVPNMIVMAPKDEQELRDMIYTASQYNDGPVAIRYPRGTCNGLKLNPYFSSLEIGKSEIVREGSSIAILAIGTMVEKSLEASHLLEQENIDALVVNMRFLKPLDVAMVHAIAESHEKIVVVEENSVIGGLGSAVNDYLRKEGLSNETLTLGLPDKFVTHGNMKDLYRMLGLDPENICRHIKSFYKGAVAGKNESSQSTIRTDRFA is encoded by the coding sequence ATGGAAAATCTACCACCGGCTACGGTAAATGGGAAATATTCTTTCCTTTCGAAAATCCATTCTCCTGAAGATCTTAAAAAGTTCAAACCCGAAGAGCTTCAGAAAATAGCTGATGAATGCAGGACCTATCTTATCGATGTCATAGCTGAAAACGGAGGGCATTTCGGTTCAAGCCTTGGAGTTGTTGAAATGACCGTGGCTCTCCATTACGTTTACAAAACTCCTTATGACAAAATAATCTGGGATGTCGGCCATCAGGCTTACATTCATAAAATATTGACCGGTAGAAAAGATCTGATGCATACCAACAGAAAATTCAATGGTATTGCAGGTTTTCCTAAAATTTCCGAGAGCCCCCACGATGCTTTCGGGACAGGACACGCTTCCACCTCGATCTCTGCTGCTGCTGGACTTGCAGCAGCCAGGGATCTTTCAGGAAGTAGCGAAAAAATAATTGCTGTGATCGGTGACGGCAGCATGACGGGCGGGATGGCTTTCGAGGCCATGAACCATCTTGGAGATACCAAAAGCGATGTTCTGGTGGTCCTCAATGATAATCAGATGGCAATCGCCCCAAGCACCGGCGGACTCAAGAATTATCTGGTCAACATCTCTTTTAATAAAACCTACAACAAAGTCAGAAAATTCATCTGGGACTCAATCTCCTTGCTGAACAACGATCTTGGAGAAACTGCAAAACATGCTGTTCATAAAATCGAAGACGGTATAAAAGCCGCCCTGACCCCTGGAGCTTTTTTTGAAGCTCTTGGATTTCGCTATTTCGGACCTATCGACGGGCATGATACCGATAAACTGGTCAAAGCGTTTAAAGAAATGCAGGAGCTTCCTCATCCCAAACTCCTTCATGTAATCACAACAAAAGGCAAAGGCTTCAAACCTGCTGAAGACAACCAGAGCAAATGGCACGCAAGCAGTGGAGGCTTTGACACCATTACAGGAAAATCCCTGAAAAAAGTCACAAAAACCTCACCGCTGAAATATCAGGATATCTTCGGCAGGACCTTGACGGAACTTGCCTCCAAAGATCACAGAATTGTAGGCATCACCGCTGCCATGCCCGGCGGAACATCGCTTGACACATTCCAGGTAGCCCATCCCAAACGTTTTTACGATGTCGGGATTGCAGAACAGCACGCCGTCACTTTCGCAGCAGGAATGGCTGCCAAAGGCTTTAAACCTTTCTGTGCCATATACTCGACATTTCTGCAACGGGCATACGATCAGCTTATCCACGACGTAGCGCTGCAAAAGCTTCCTGTTGTTTTCGCCATCGATCGAGCCGGTCTGGTAGGCGAAGACGGTCCAACCCACCATGGCTCTTTCGACCTTTCCTATCTTCATCCGGTTCCGAACATGATTGTCATGGCACCGAAAGACGAACAGGAACTCCGGGACATGATATATACCGCATCACAGTATAACGATGGACCTGTCGCCATCCGTTACCCGAGAGGCACCTGCAACGGTCTGAAGTTGAACCCCTACTTCTCTTCACTTGAAATTGGAAAAAGTGAGATCGTGCGAGAAGGTTCTTCCATTGCCATTCTTGCTATCGGTACCATGGTAGAAAAATCGCTTGAGGCCTCACACCTGCTTGAACAGGAAAATATCGATGCTCTTGTAGTAAATATGCGTTTTCTCAAACCTCTTGATGTCGCGATGGTTCACGCTATCGCTGAAAGTCACGAAAAAATAGTTGTCGTCGAGGAAAACAGTGTTATCGGAGGTCTTGGAAGTGCTGTAAACGACTATCTCAGGAAAGAAGGATTGTCAAATGAAACATTGACTCTTGGTTTACCCGACAAATTCGTTACTCATGGCAAC
- a CDS encoding secondary thiamine-phosphate synthase enzyme YjbQ, with protein sequence MEYLTKNIVRETVEAIQIIDITDEVREFVASCGLKKGQLTLVSQHTTAFININEQETRLLEDMVIFLKRLVPKDGEYLHNIAPIDGRDNAHSHLMGLFMNSSETIPFESGKLLLGKWQSIFLVELDGPRPRRSVLMHISGI encoded by the coding sequence ATGGAATATCTCACAAAAAACATCGTTCGTGAAACTGTCGAAGCAATCCAGATTATCGATATCACCGACGAAGTCCGTGAATTCGTTGCGTCATGCGGCCTGAAAAAGGGACAGCTCACTCTTGTAAGCCAGCACACAACAGCATTCATCAATATTAACGAGCAGGAAACCCGGCTGCTTGAAGACATGGTAATTTTTCTCAAGCGCCTCGTCCCAAAAGATGGTGAATATCTGCACAATATCGCCCCTATCGACGGGCGTGACAACGCACACTCACATCTTATGGGCCTTTTCATGAACAGTTCCGAAACGATTCCTTTCGAGTCAGGGAAACTTCTTCTCGGCAAGTGGCAATCAATCTTTCTTGTGGAACTCGACGGCCCACGTCCCAGGCGCAGCGTTCTCATGCATATTTCAGGCATATAG